The Ranitomeya imitator isolate aRanImi1 chromosome 3, aRanImi1.pri, whole genome shotgun sequence genome has a window encoding:
- the NRAS gene encoding GTPase NRas: protein MTEYKLVVVGAGGVGKSALTIQLIQNHFVDEYDPTIEDSYRKQVVIDGETCLLDILDTAGQEEYSAMRDQYMRTGEGFLCVFAINNSKSFADINSYREQIKRVKDSDDVPMVLVGNKCDLPTRTVDTKQAQELARSYGIPFVETSAKTRQGVEDAFYTLVREIHQYRMKKLDSNEDSNQGCIKLPCSLM from the exons ATGACGGAATATAAGCTGGTGGTGGTGGGAGCTGGGGGCGTTGGGAAGAGTGCCTTAACGATACAGCTTATACAGAACCATTTTGTGGATGAATACGATCCTACCATTGAG GATTCTTACCGGAAGCAGGTGGTGATTGATGGGGAGACCTGCTTGCTAGATATCTTGGACACCGCGGGTCAAGAGGAGTACAGCGCCATGCGCGACCAGTACATGCGCACGGGGGAAGGTTTCCTCTGCGTGTTCGCAATCAACAATAGCAAATCATTTGCAGATATCAATTCCTATAG GGAGCAGATAAAAAGAGTAAAAGACTCGGATGATGTTCCAATGGTACTTGTTGGTAACAAATGTGATCTCCCAACCAGAACTGTGGACACCAAGCAAGCCCAAGAATTGGCTAGAAGCTACGGAATCCCATTTGTTGAGACATCTGCAAAAACAAGAcag GGTGTTGAAGATGCTTTTTATACCCTGGTTCGTGAAATCCATCAGTACAGGATGAAAAAGCTTGATAGCAATGAAGACAGTAATCAGGGCTGCATTAAATTGCCTTGTTCTCTCATGTAA